A genomic region of Elaeis guineensis isolate ETL-2024a chromosome 9, EG11, whole genome shotgun sequence contains the following coding sequences:
- the LOC140850957 gene encoding momilactone A synthase-like isoform X1, with protein sequence MGITSVLTSAAKRLEGKVALITGGASGIGEATAKIFTRHGARVMIADVQDDKGRALCESLGSSVASYIHCDMTDESHVRDAVDAAVSRHGKLDIMFNNAGIAGSLCMQIRKSEKADFERVVGINLVGSYLGTKHAARVMIPARRGSIVMTASVASVVPGMASAAYTCSKHGMVGLMRTAALELGQFGVRVNCVSPYGVATPMATAGFGMGVEELEEFFHEHATLKGVRLKAEDVAEAVLFLGSEEAKYVSGVNLLVDGGLTITNPSHGLFRYSDV encoded by the exons ATGGGAATCACCTCCGTGCTCACCTCCGCTGCAAAAAG GCTCGAAGGCAAGGTGGCACTGATCACGGGTGGCGCCAGTGGCATCGGTGAGGCCACGGCCAAGATCTTCACCCGCCACGGCGCCCGTGTGATGATCGCTGATGTCCAGGACGACAAGGGCCGAGCCCTCTGTGAATCCCTCGGCTCCTCCGTTGCCTCCTATATCCATTGTGATATGACCGACGAGTCTCACGTCCGAGATGCCGTCGATGCCGCCGTCTCCCGCCATGGCAAGCTCGACATCATGTTCAACAACGCCGGCATCGCCGGTTCGCTGTGCATGCAGATACGCAAATCCGAGAAGGCAGACTTCGAAAGGGTGGTGGGGATTAATCTGGTGGGAAGCTACCTTGGGACGAAGCACGCCGCACGTGTGATGATCCCGGCGCGCCGGGGAAGCATCGTGATGACGGCAAGCGTGGCGTCGGTGGTGCCGGGGATGGCGTCAGCAGCGTACACGTGCTCGAAGCATGGGATGGTGGGGCTGATGAGAACCGCGGCGTTGGAGCTCGGCCAGTTCGGGGTGCGGGTGAACTGCGTGTCGCCGTACGGGGTGGCAACGCCGATGGCGACGGCGGGGTTCGGCATGGGAGTGGAGGAGCTGGAGGAGTTCTTTCATGAGCATGCAACCCTCAAGGGGGTGCGGCTGAAGGCGGAGGACGTGGCGGAGGCGGTGCTGTTTCTAGGTAGCGAGGAGGCCAAGTACGTGAGTGGAGTCAACCTATTGGTTGACGGAGGATTAACGATTACTAATCCCTCGCATGGTTTGTTTAGGTATTCGGATGTGTGA
- the LOC140850957 gene encoding momilactone A synthase-like isoform X2 — translation MIADVQDDKGRALCESLGSSVASYIHCDMTDESHVRDAVDAAVSRHGKLDIMFNNAGIAGSLCMQIRKSEKADFERVVGINLVGSYLGTKHAARVMIPARRGSIVMTASVASVVPGMASAAYTCSKHGMVGLMRTAALELGQFGVRVNCVSPYGVATPMATAGFGMGVEELEEFFHEHATLKGVRLKAEDVAEAVLFLGSEEAKYVSGVNLLVDGGLTITNPSHGLFRYSDV, via the coding sequence ATGATCGCTGATGTCCAGGACGACAAGGGCCGAGCCCTCTGTGAATCCCTCGGCTCCTCCGTTGCCTCCTATATCCATTGTGATATGACCGACGAGTCTCACGTCCGAGATGCCGTCGATGCCGCCGTCTCCCGCCATGGCAAGCTCGACATCATGTTCAACAACGCCGGCATCGCCGGTTCGCTGTGCATGCAGATACGCAAATCCGAGAAGGCAGACTTCGAAAGGGTGGTGGGGATTAATCTGGTGGGAAGCTACCTTGGGACGAAGCACGCCGCACGTGTGATGATCCCGGCGCGCCGGGGAAGCATCGTGATGACGGCAAGCGTGGCGTCGGTGGTGCCGGGGATGGCGTCAGCAGCGTACACGTGCTCGAAGCATGGGATGGTGGGGCTGATGAGAACCGCGGCGTTGGAGCTCGGCCAGTTCGGGGTGCGGGTGAACTGCGTGTCGCCGTACGGGGTGGCAACGCCGATGGCGACGGCGGGGTTCGGCATGGGAGTGGAGGAGCTGGAGGAGTTCTTTCATGAGCATGCAACCCTCAAGGGGGTGCGGCTGAAGGCGGAGGACGTGGCGGAGGCGGTGCTGTTTCTAGGTAGCGAGGAGGCCAAGTACGTGAGTGGAGTCAACCTATTGGTTGACGGAGGATTAACGATTACTAATCCCTCGCATGGTTTGTTTAGGTATTCGGATGTGTGA
- the LOC140851704 gene encoding uncharacterized protein: protein MELVHYWFSERAQTYSAIGRAARAAQSVPHTSGSKSYARLRQEFEDEHGREPGQVEFYRMTHTHQDGTFVRDESRDLYERATSLIAERDDESAASTQQSRIEAEVFTELMGPERYGRVRGYGVGVTPTQLSEVSRYTQHAATDAQDSRVRRLEAEIQEIRQSRTAEMEEMRQSRAEMQAMRGQIDRLTSLLEMYGSSQAPGISGTHRDSGMSRGDNDDHPPAD, encoded by the exons atggagttggttcattactggttctccgagagggcacag acttattctgctattggtagagctgcacgagcagctcagtctgttcctcatacatcggggtcgaagagttatgcacgactccgacaggagttt gaggatgagcatgggagggaacccggacaagtggagttttaccggatgactcatactcatcaggatggtacttttgttcgagatgagtcgagagatttatat gagagggctacatctctcattgcggagcgtgacgacgagtccgcagcatctacgcagcagagccgtatcgaggccgaggtattcacagagttgatgggaccagagcgctacggccgagtgaggggttatggagtaggagtcacccccactcagttatctgaggttagtagatatacgcagcatgctgcaacagatgctcaggattcacgcgttcgcagactcgaggcggagatacaggagattagacagagtcgtaccgctgagatggaggagatgcgacagagccgtgccgagatgcaggccatgaggggacagattgatcgccttacatctttattagagatgtatggttcatctcag gctcctggcatatcAGGCACCCATCGAGATAGCGGCatgtcacgtggagacaacgacgaccatccgcctgcagattga